The following proteins are co-located in the Solanum pennellii chromosome 8, SPENNV200 genome:
- the LOC107027674 gene encoding uncharacterized protein LOC107027674, which yields MVTPWPSILTVGRLFGRKSLLQQQISKRDVSLRKASLCGVNSQKVGCKETHRFKPISLIGSVYRIISNVLTERLKKVMHKIVDTQQLSFIKGRQIMDAILMANEGLDFRIRSKVPGILCKLDIKKAYDHLNWNFLLETLSRRGFGGTWMRWIKFCISTVKYSVLINGSPTGFFSSQR from the coding sequence ATGGTTACACCATGGCCTTCTATACTCACTGTTGGGAGGTTGTTTGGGAGGAAGTCATTGTTGCAGCAACAAATTTCCAAGAGAGATGTTTCTTTAAGAAAAGCTTCCCTATGTGGCGTTAATTCCCAAAAAGTTGGGTGCAAAGAAACTCACAGATTTAAACCCATTAGCTTAATTGGTAGTGTGTATAGAATAATCTCCAATGTGTTAACTGAGAGGCTTAAAAAGGTTATGCACAAGATAGTGGACACACAACAACTTTCTTTTATTAAAGGAAGACAGATCATGGATGCTATTTTGATGGCTAATGAAGGTTTGGATTTTAGGATCAGAAGCAAGGTCCCAGGCATTTTATGCAAGTTAGACATTAAGAAAGCATATGACCATCTCAACTGGAATTTTTTGCTGGAGACCTTATCCAGAAGAGGTTTTGGTGGTACATGGATGAGATGGATAAAGTTTTGTATCAGTACTGTGAAATATTCTGTTCTCATCAATGGCTCTCCTACAGGTTTCTTCTCTTCACAGAGATGA
- the LOC107026698 gene encoding probable polygalacturonase At3g15720: protein MEGQALIFLICITTFLIERSVAGIFDVTYYGAFGDGVHDDTQAFKQVWRAACSDENPSILIPSERSFLVGPITFQGPCKPANVHLQLLGSIVAPKDPVAWTGCENVCWIYFTGVAGLFINGSGTINGNGQRWWDTPSRTRVNGTCTKPTVVQFNYCNGLRLNGIKLVNSSRDHIILTYNKGVTISNIHISAPNYSRNTDGIDIFFSRQVQIRDSIIQTGDDCIGINTGCSDINITGIRCGPGHGISIGSLGPNNTFANVENVYITNCHLEDTQNGVRIKTWQGGSGYARSIHFENINLKNVENPIIIDQNYCNCGHSCQPQVSAVKVSNVTYKKIYGTTSSKLAIKMNCSNSTACTNVELENIYITSVEPGKKIFATCNNVKGKASSNSPHVSCLSQ from the exons GGTCAAGCACTCATCTTTCTGATTTGTATTACTACATTTCTTATTGAAAGAAGTGTTGCTGGTATTTTTGATGTAACATATTATGGCGCTTTTGGAGATGGAGTGCACGATGACACTCAA GCATTCAAACAAGTTTGGAGAGCTGCGTGTAGCGATGAAAATCCATCAATACTTATACCAAGTGAAAGATCATTTCTAGTAGGGCCTATAACATTTCAAGGGCCTTGTAAGCCAGCCAATGTTCATCTACAA TTATTAGGATCCATTGTAGCACCCAAGGACCCAGTGGCATGGACAGGTTGTGAAAATGTATGTTGGATTTATTTTACAGGAGTTGCTGGTCTTTTTATCAATGGTTCTGGTACTATCAATGGCAATGGTCAACGGTGGTGGGATACTCCTAGCCGTACCAGG GTCAACGGAACTTGCACTAAACCAACG GTTGTTCAATTTAATTACTGTAATGGACTTCGATTGAATGGAATAAAGCTAGTGAATAGTTCAAGGGACCATATAATTCTTACTTATAACAAGGGAGTAACGATCTCAAATATTCATATAAGTGCACCAAATTATAGTCGTAATACCGATGGTATCGATATCTTTTTCTCTAGACAAGTTCAAATTAGAGATTCCATTATTCAAACAG GTGATGACTGCATTGGCATCAATACTGGATGCTCTGATATCAATATTACTGGTATTAGATGTGGACCAGGTCATGGTATAAG TATTGGAAGTTTAGGTCCAAATAATACATTTGCTAATGTGGAAAACGTTTATATTACAAATTGCCACTTAGAGGATACCCAAAATGGTGTAAGAATTAAGACATGGCAG GGTGGTTCAGGATATGCTAGGTCTATACATTTTGAGAATATTAACCTCAAAAATGTGGAAAACCCAATCATTATTGATCAAAATTATTGCAATTGTGGCCATTCATGTCAACCTCag GTAAGTGCTGTTAAAGTGAGCAATGTAACATACAAGAAAATATATGGAACTACAAGCAGCAAGCTAGCAATAAAGATGAATTGTAGTAATAGCACAGCTTGCACTAATGTTGAGCTGGAGAATATATACATAACTTCAGTTGAGCCTGGAAAAAAGATTTTTGCTACTTGTAATAATGTTAAAGGAAAAGCTTCTTCAAACTCACCTCATGTATCTTGTTTGTCACAATGA